Proteins from one Chlorogloeopsis sp. ULAP01 genomic window:
- a CDS encoding NAD(P)/FAD-dependent oxidoreductase: MSNTNLTDVVVIGSGIGGLSCAAILARYGFDVTVCESHSIPGGAAHAFERNGFKFDSGPSLYSGLSYKPSANPLRQVLDAIAEDISWATYDTWGCCLPEGDFDTTVGADQFCEVLSRLRGQDAVAEWRKLQRVIEPLASAAVAIPPAALRFDLGAVMTMGRFALPMLRHAGNISKLTGAFSQVIEGVVHDSFIRNWLDLLCFLLSGLPANGTSAAEMAFMFADWYRPGVVLDYPMGGSGALVDALVRGLKKHGGRLILNAHVEQVLVESNRAIGVRLRGGKEIRARRAVISNASVWDTLKLLPEQAVPKWFIEQRASTPECDSFMHLHLGIDAQDLPSHLACHYIVVNDWEKGVTAPQNVVLVSIPSILDPSLAPPGKHVIHVYTPGNEPYALWQGIDRKSQEYAQSKRSRAEVMWQALERIIPDIRQRCEVTLVGTPLTHERFLRRHRGSYGAAIPAGKGFFPGSGTPLPGLLCCGDSTFPGIGLPAVAASGMITANTLAPVHKHLEMLKDVGCMQKGLGIGESSALRREAPCGGFPRCRRPPGGFP; encoded by the coding sequence ATGAGCAACACAAACTTAACAGATGTAGTCGTCATCGGTAGCGGTATTGGTGGTTTGAGTTGTGCAGCCATACTGGCACGCTATGGCTTTGATGTGACAGTTTGCGAAAGCCACTCCATCCCTGGTGGTGCTGCCCATGCCTTTGAGCGTAACGGATTCAAATTTGATTCTGGACCATCTCTATATTCTGGACTATCTTACAAACCTTCTGCTAATCCCCTGCGTCAAGTACTAGATGCGATCGCTGAAGATATATCTTGGGCGACATACGATACATGGGGATGCTGTTTGCCAGAAGGTGATTTTGATACAACGGTAGGTGCAGATCAATTTTGTGAAGTTCTCTCTCGTCTGCGTGGGCAAGATGCTGTTGCCGAATGGCGTAAACTTCAACGCGTGATTGAACCCCTAGCTAGTGCAGCAGTTGCTATTCCACCTGCGGCGTTGCGTTTTGATCTGGGTGCAGTCATGACGATGGGTAGATTTGCTTTGCCGATGTTACGTCATGCTGGCAATATCAGCAAGCTAACGGGAGCTTTTAGCCAGGTGATAGAGGGTGTTGTTCATGACTCTTTTATTCGTAATTGGCTGGATTTACTTTGTTTTCTTCTTTCTGGATTGCCAGCCAATGGAACTAGTGCCGCAGAGATGGCATTTATGTTTGCAGACTGGTATCGTCCAGGAGTAGTGCTTGATTATCCGATGGGCGGTAGTGGTGCGCTGGTGGATGCATTAGTTAGAGGGTTGAAAAAACACGGTGGGCGGTTAATATTGAATGCTCATGTCGAACAAGTACTTGTAGAAAGTAATCGCGCCATAGGGGTGCGTCTGCGTGGTGGTAAAGAAATCCGGGCGCGACGGGCTGTTATATCAAATGCATCGGTGTGGGATACCCTCAAGTTACTGCCAGAGCAAGCAGTGCCTAAATGGTTTATAGAACAGCGAGCTAGTACACCTGAGTGTGATAGTTTCATGCATCTCCACCTTGGTATCGATGCCCAAGACTTGCCTTCGCATCTTGCTTGTCATTACATCGTAGTTAACGACTGGGAAAAAGGTGTGACAGCGCCTCAAAATGTAGTTTTAGTGTCAATTCCCTCAATTCTTGATCCGTCATTAGCACCACCAGGTAAGCACGTAATTCACGTTTATACTCCTGGTAATGAGCCGTACGCTCTTTGGCAGGGAATAGATAGAAAAAGTCAGGAGTATGCCCAAAGTAAGCGATCGCGTGCGGAAGTCATGTGGCAAGCCCTAGAACGAATTATTCCAGATATTCGTCAGCGATGTGAAGTCACACTTGTTGGTACACCCTTAACTCACGAACGCTTTTTGCGCCGCCATCGTGGTTCTTACGGTGCGGCAATTCCAGCCGGAAAAGGTTTCTTCCCAGGTTCTGGCACGCCTTTACCAGGATTACTGTGCTGTGGTGATTCGACATTTCCCGGCATCGGTTTACCAGCAGTCGCAGCAAGTGGAATGATTACCGCAAATACTCTAGCACCCGTACACAAGCATTTAGAAATGCTCAAGGATGTGGGATGTATGCAAAAGGGATTGGGGATTGGTGAGTCCAGCGCGTTGCGGAGAGAAGCGCCGTGCGGGGGTTTCCCCCGTTGTAGACGCCCTCCGGGCGGCTTCCCGTAG
- a CDS encoding DNA phosphorothioation-associated protein 4: MAASRIKIAKDKVELVRALVASKDTTGPFQTYVEAITFAAALGAKHKKRIPLEGIAKDLSPLRQDYFPGSFALLINLLAIVETTDINILGDNDIADEQRIHIFEEYANGGLEILQNELRGAVDYSERLLLILNSERFKQEKQEEFDLSKFLSKVN, from the coding sequence ATGGCAGCAAGTAGAATCAAGATTGCTAAAGACAAAGTGGAGTTAGTAAGAGCATTAGTAGCATCAAAAGATACTACTGGCCCTTTTCAAACTTATGTAGAAGCAATAACATTTGCTGCTGCTTTGGGTGCAAAGCATAAAAAAAGAATTCCTCTAGAGGGAATAGCTAAAGATTTATCTCCACTGCGACAGGATTATTTTCCTGGCAGTTTTGCTCTTTTAATTAATTTATTGGCTATTGTTGAAACAACAGACATTAATATATTAGGTGATAATGATATAGCTGACGAGCAACGCATACATATTTTTGAAGAGTATGCTAATGGTGGACTCGAAATTTTGCAAAATGAACTACGAGGAGCAGTAGACTACTCAGAACGACTTTTATTAATTCTCAATTCCGAAAGATTTAAGCAAGAAAAACAAGAGGAATTTGATTTAAGTAAATTCCTTTCTAAAGTTAATTAA
- a CDS encoding response regulator, with protein MSDDHKDYHLKDDRKDFQSLDGLRILVVDDDEDTRTFITFVLEENSAQVTTAASALEALKVIKQFQPHLVITDLAMPEVDGYSLLSQIRTLNPPLGNIPAIAVTAIDLQKESYFHLQCGFQGYLLKPVDPTDLVIEIVKLIQQPNFTEK; from the coding sequence GTGTCAGACGACCATAAAGATTATCATCTCAAAGATGATAGAAAAGATTTTCAATCTTTGGATGGTTTGCGCATACTTGTAGTAGACGACGATGAAGATACCCGTACCTTCATCACTTTTGTTCTTGAAGAAAATAGCGCTCAGGTAACAACCGCAGCATCAGCCCTAGAAGCTTTAAAAGTAATAAAACAATTTCAACCACATCTTGTAATTACCGATCTTGCCATGCCAGAAGTTGACGGCTACTCATTACTTAGTCAAATCCGAACTCTTAATCCGCCTCTGGGAAATATTCCTGCTATTGCAGTAACAGCCATTGATTTACAAAAAGAGAGCTATTTTCATCTTCAGTGTGGGTTTCAAGGTTACCTACTGAAGCCTGTAGATCCCACAGATTTGGTAATTGAAATAGTAAAACTTATTCAGCAGCCAAATTTTACTGAGAAGTAG
- a CDS encoding Uma2 family endonuclease — protein sequence MKTTECDRFGKEIGFMSINTEATIEDLYYLPENCKAEIVNGKLIWMSPTGFLPGRASGEIYVSLREYERCTGSGYALPDNVGFIVNLPNRRSFSPDAALYTGKPTGGKFLDGAPVFAAEVRSENDYDEAAEKDMAAKRRDYFAAVTLVVWDVDVLKEEAIRVYRASNPEQPQLYRRGELAEAEPAMPGWLMRVDDLFV from the coding sequence GTGAAAACAACAGAGTGCGATCGCTTTGGTAAAGAGATAGGTTTTATGAGTATAAACACTGAAGCTACTATTGAAGATTTGTACTACCTACCCGAAAACTGCAAAGCGGAAATTGTGAATGGGAAATTGATATGGATGTCTCCAACGGGATTTTTACCAGGGCGTGCAAGCGGCGAAATTTATGTGAGTTTGCGCGAGTATGAACGCTGCACTGGAAGCGGTTATGCTTTACCTGATAATGTAGGCTTTATTGTTAATCTTCCGAACCGTCGTTCTTTCAGTCCCGATGCTGCATTGTACACCGGGAAACCAACAGGTGGAAAGTTTCTTGATGGTGCGCCTGTTTTTGCTGCTGAAGTCAGGAGTGAAAATGACTATGATGAAGCAGCAGAAAAAGATATGGCAGCAAAGCGTCGTGATTATTTTGCAGCAGTTACGTTGGTGGTGTGGGATGTAGATGTACTTAAAGAAGAAGCAATTCGGGTTTATCGTGCCAGTAATCCCGAACAACCACAACTATATCGTCGCGGAGAACTAGCGGAAGCTGAACCTGCTATGCCTGGATGGTTGATGCGAGTGGATGATTTATTTGTTTAG
- a CDS encoding AAA family ATPase, whose protein sequence is MKLTSIKLCNFRSFYGKTPEIILAHGDDYNTTIIHGNNGAGKTSLLNAFTWVLYEKFSAAFASVEQLVNKRAVAEANFGQPVECWVEIAWEHDGIRYRVKREFRVYKNSTEFEIGETKLYLQFAGDDGRWNLPDQKPEDIINQILPASLHQYFFFDGERIEEIVRSDKKAEIAEATKIFLGVEVINRSINHLKEAKKSLENELKIIGDSGIKQLLQQQVKFERELEYIEKCQQEISQELEYQQTLKKETSYRLRELNAAKELEERREFLEEQKKSNQDTLKQIREVLKKVLSTRGYTIFLSEKTASFRKILDELKQRGELSPGISKEFINELLKSRCCICGTDLYEGSHSHENVRQLLDRAGSSTVEETAIRMSAQVDEIDQQAAGFWEEVDREQAKINELRKSISQIETEIDNIEDRLRKDANEEISSLQKRLDEIEEKITELTLDIGRNEQQSLHIKTELEDLSKQITKQKFNEERQALAQRRITATQDAIDRLAEVKIRQETQFRLQLEKRVQEIFGEISFTPYIPKISEKYELTLVENTTGIESPVAASTGENQILSLSFIASIIDRVREWSDRKNILMIPDSSTFPIVMDSPFGSLDEQYRRQIAKIIPRLANQLVVMVTKTQWRGEVEAEIANRIGKQYVLTYYSSKPDCEQDYIDLAEERYPLVRQSPNEFEYTEIVEVNREPL, encoded by the coding sequence ATGAAGCTAACTTCAATTAAGCTTTGCAACTTTCGCTCCTTTTATGGAAAAACGCCAGAGATAATTCTGGCTCATGGAGATGATTATAATACAACAATTATTCACGGCAATAATGGTGCAGGTAAAACTAGCTTACTCAATGCGTTTACTTGGGTATTGTACGAGAAATTTAGTGCTGCTTTTGCCTCTGTTGAACAGTTGGTGAATAAGCGTGCTGTAGCGGAGGCAAATTTCGGACAACCTGTAGAATGTTGGGTAGAGATTGCTTGGGAACATGACGGTATACGCTACCGAGTAAAACGTGAATTTCGGGTTTATAAAAATTCAACTGAGTTTGAGATTGGCGAAACAAAATTATATTTACAATTTGCTGGAGATGACGGAAGATGGAATTTACCAGATCAAAAGCCAGAAGATATAATTAATCAAATTTTACCTGCTAGTTTACATCAATATTTCTTTTTTGATGGCGAACGTATTGAAGAAATTGTTCGCTCTGATAAAAAAGCAGAAATTGCTGAGGCAACAAAAATTTTCTTAGGTGTAGAGGTAATAAATCGTTCTATTAATCATTTAAAAGAAGCAAAAAAAAGTTTAGAAAATGAGTTGAAAATTATTGGAGATTCAGGCATTAAACAACTTTTACAACAACAAGTAAAATTTGAACGAGAGCTTGAATACATTGAAAAGTGTCAACAGGAAATTAGTCAAGAGTTAGAATATCAGCAAACTTTAAAAAAAGAAACAAGCTATAGATTAAGAGAACTTAACGCCGCTAAAGAATTAGAAGAAAGACGAGAATTTCTAGAAGAGCAAAAAAAATCTAACCAAGATACTCTTAAACAAATTAGAGAAGTATTAAAAAAAGTTCTTTCTACTCGTGGTTACACTATATTTCTTTCAGAAAAAACTGCAAGTTTCCGTAAAATTTTAGATGAGTTGAAGCAAAGGGGTGAGTTATCCCCTGGTATTTCTAAAGAATTTATTAATGAATTATTGAAATCTAGATGCTGTATATGTGGCACAGATTTATACGAAGGAAGCCACTCTCACGAAAATGTCAGACAATTATTGGATAGGGCAGGTTCTTCTACAGTAGAAGAAACAGCTATTCGCATGAGCGCTCAAGTTGACGAAATTGATCAGCAAGCAGCAGGATTTTGGGAAGAGGTTGACAGGGAACAGGCGAAAATAAATGAGTTAAGAAAAAGTATCTCGCAAATAGAGACAGAGATAGATAACATTGAAGACAGATTACGAAAAGATGCTAATGAAGAAATAAGTAGCCTACAAAAGCGTTTGGATGAAATAGAAGAGAAAATCACGGAGTTAACTTTAGATATTGGCAGAAATGAGCAGCAAAGCTTGCATATAAAAACAGAATTGGAAGATTTGAGCAAGCAAATTACCAAGCAGAAATTCAATGAAGAAAGGCAAGCACTAGCCCAACGCCGAATCACCGCTACCCAAGATGCAATTGACAGGCTAGCAGAAGTAAAAATTCGTCAAGAAACGCAATTTCGCTTGCAACTAGAAAAGCGGGTGCAAGAGATATTCGGTGAAATTTCATTCACGCCCTATATTCCAAAAATAAGTGAAAAGTATGAACTGACTTTGGTAGAAAATACAACAGGTATAGAATCACCTGTTGCTGCTTCCACAGGCGAAAACCAAATCCTCAGTTTATCTTTTATTGCCAGCATTATTGATCGCGTACGGGAGTGGAGCGATCGCAAGAATATTCTGATGATTCCCGATAGCAGTACTTTCCCAATTGTGATGGATTCACCTTTTGGTAGCCTAGATGAGCAATATCGGCGACAAATCGCCAAGATAATTCCTAGATTGGCGAATCAATTAGTGGTAATGGTGACTAAGACACAGTGGCGGGGTGAAGTGGAAGCAGAAATAGCAAACAGAATAGGCAAGCAATATGTGCTAACTTACTACTCTTCTAAACCAGACTGCGAACAGGATTATATTGATTTGGCAGAAGAAAGATATCCCCTTGTGAGGCAAAGTCCAAACGAGTTTGAGTATACAGAAATAGTTGAAGTCAACCGAGAACCCTTGTAG
- a CDS encoding DNA phosphorothioation system restriction enzyme, with protein sequence MYLTQYRVKQLLTSQKAVGEKLPQQYRLKLPFAGESKGSYQTQQPLPGCPWMPASLQLRQYQRQAINNWFANNGRGTLKMATGSGKTITALSVACELYKQINLQALLIVCPYRHLVTQWARECEKFNLQPILAFENVNTWQSQLSSQLYNVHSGSQAFLTVITTNSTLIGDGFQSQLKYFPEKTLIIGDEAHNLGASKLEESLPRFVGLRLALSATPERYFDEAGTQSLFDYFGSVLQPELTLKDAISQGALVHYLYYPILVELTEVESRAYAKLTQKIGRALLYRERENIEIGDLEDNEDLKPLLMQRARLIGAAENKLNALRELMANRRETSHTLFYCSDASQEIGQRSSLHQLQAVAKILGVELGYRVSTYTAQTSLQEREVLRRQFESGELQGLVAIRCLDEGVDIPAIQTAVILASSGNPRQFIQRRGRVLRPHPGKERATIFDMIVLPPNLDRKTLEVERNLLRKELRRFVEFADLADNAGEARIKLLDLQKRYGLLDI encoded by the coding sequence ATGTATCTAACGCAGTATCGAGTCAAGCAACTGCTTACCTCCCAAAAGGCTGTAGGGGAAAAACTCCCACAGCAATATCGTCTCAAATTACCTTTTGCAGGCGAGAGCAAAGGCAGTTATCAAACCCAGCAGCCATTACCTGGATGCCCGTGGATGCCAGCATCTCTGCAATTACGGCAATATCAGCGCCAAGCTATAAATAATTGGTTTGCTAACAATGGCAGAGGTACATTGAAAATGGCTACAGGTAGCGGTAAGACAATTACGGCACTTTCCGTTGCTTGTGAATTATACAAACAAATTAACTTGCAAGCGTTGCTAATAGTATGTCCTTACCGTCATCTTGTGACTCAGTGGGCGCGAGAATGTGAAAAATTTAATTTGCAGCCCATTTTAGCTTTTGAAAATGTAAACACCTGGCAAAGTCAGCTTTCTAGTCAACTTTATAATGTACATTCTGGTTCACAAGCATTTTTGACAGTCATCACTACCAACTCTACTTTAATTGGAGATGGATTTCAGTCTCAACTTAAATATTTTCCCGAAAAAACTTTAATTATCGGCGATGAAGCTCATAACTTAGGGGCATCTAAGTTAGAAGAAAGTTTACCCCGATTTGTGGGCTTGCGGCTGGCATTGTCTGCTACACCAGAAAGGTATTTTGATGAAGCTGGAACTCAATCATTATTTGATTATTTTGGCTCAGTACTTCAACCAGAACTAACTTTAAAAGATGCTATTAGTCAAGGCGCTTTAGTACATTATCTTTACTACCCAATTTTAGTAGAGTTAACGGAGGTTGAAAGTCGTGCTTACGCAAAATTAACGCAAAAAATTGGCAGAGCATTGCTATATCGGGAACGAGAAAATATAGAAATAGGTGACTTAGAAGATAACGAAGATTTAAAGCCTTTATTAATGCAAAGAGCTAGGTTAATTGGCGCAGCAGAAAATAAATTAAATGCTTTGCGAGAATTAATGGCAAATCGCCGCGAAACATCTCATACTCTCTTTTACTGTAGTGATGCTTCCCAAGAAATAGGGCAACGTTCTAGCTTGCATCAACTTCAAGCTGTTGCCAAAATTTTGGGGGTAGAACTGGGTTACAGAGTAAGCACCTACACCGCACAAACGTCATTACAAGAACGGGAAGTATTGCGTCGTCAATTTGAAAGTGGTGAATTGCAGGGGTTAGTGGCAATTCGCTGTTTGGATGAAGGGGTAGATATTCCAGCAATTCAAACTGCTGTAATTTTGGCAAGTTCCGGTAATCCTCGCCAATTTATCCAACGACGCGGACGAGTTTTGCGCCCGCATCCAGGTAAAGAACGCGCCACAATATTTGACATGATTGTTTTACCACCTAATTTAGATAGAAAAACTTTAGAAGTAGAACGTAATCTATTAAGGAAAGAACTGCGACGCTTTGTAGAGTTTGCTGATTTGGCAGACAATGCGGGCGAAGCAAGAATCAAGTTACTTGATTTACAAAAGCGATATGGTTTATTGGATATTTGA
- a CDS encoding cyclic peptide export ABC transporter produces MYIFRLFKGSWQILAIAIVTGFLSGGSSASLIALISYAATNKSTSSLATIAWGFAGLAIVVLITSIISQVMLIRLSQNAVFKLRMRLSRQILFSELSHLEELGNPRLLATITEDVQAVANGVYQMPFLFINLAIVLGCVVYITWLSWLVLILVVALAVVAIASCKCLLDRGEQLLALAREDQDVLFKHFRSITEGVKELKLHYRRRQVFLEQKLQSAAANYRLHNIGGLTLFATTSSWGQLIFFFALGFVLFVLPNLLTINSQTLSGYILTFTYLMLPMDNIISKLPHLSRANIALQKIESLGLSLNSRAEELTVPPAIKSYWHSLQLQGVIHTYYADREDSNFILGPIDLIFYPQELVFIVGGNGSGKSTLAKLITGLYIPDAGEIRLDNELINEQNREWYRQHFSVIFSEFYLFDEILGLENSALEQQIQYYLKLLQIDHKVTIKNGKISTTALSQGQRKRLALLIAYLEDRPIYLFDEWAADQDPIFKEFFYTQLLPNLRDKGKTVLAISHDDRYFHLADRIVKLEYGKVEFDKQHPYSR; encoded by the coding sequence GTGTATATTTTTCGTCTTTTTAAAGGTTCTTGGCAAATTCTAGCGATCGCCATTGTCACTGGATTTCTCAGTGGTGGTAGTAGTGCTAGCCTGATCGCTCTGATTAGCTATGCTGCAACTAATAAGTCCACTTCATCATTAGCAACTATAGCTTGGGGCTTTGCAGGGCTGGCAATAGTTGTACTGATTACCAGCATTATTTCTCAAGTGATGCTGATTCGCTTATCGCAAAATGCAGTATTCAAATTAAGGATGCGCTTGAGTCGCCAGATTCTCTTCTCTGAGTTGAGCCATCTGGAAGAACTAGGAAACCCCCGACTACTAGCAACTATCACAGAAGACGTTCAAGCAGTTGCCAACGGTGTTTACCAAATGCCTTTTTTGTTTATAAATTTGGCGATTGTCTTGGGCTGTGTAGTGTATATTACTTGGTTATCCTGGTTAGTCCTTATACTAGTTGTCGCCCTTGCAGTTGTGGCAATTGCTAGTTGCAAGTGTTTGTTGGATAGAGGTGAGCAATTACTTGCCCTTGCTCGTGAGGATCAAGATGTGCTGTTTAAGCACTTCCGTAGTATTACTGAAGGAGTAAAAGAACTTAAGCTACACTATCGGCGTCGTCAAGTCTTTCTGGAACAAAAACTGCAATCAGCCGCCGCTAACTACCGTCTTCACAATATTGGTGGTTTAACCCTTTTTGCTACAACTTCTAGCTGGGGACAACTCATATTCTTTTTTGCACTTGGTTTTGTACTTTTCGTCCTACCCAATCTGCTTACTATCAACTCGCAAACTCTTTCTGGTTACATCTTAACTTTTACTTACTTGATGTTGCCAATGGACAATATCATTAGCAAACTTCCTCATTTAAGTAGAGCTAATATTGCATTGCAAAAAATTGAGTCTCTGGGTTTATCTCTAAACAGTAGAGCAGAAGAATTAACAGTTCCACCTGCAATCAAATCTTATTGGCATAGCTTACAACTTCAAGGTGTCATTCACACTTATTACGCAGATAGAGAAGATAGTAACTTTATTTTAGGCCCTATAGATTTAATATTTTATCCACAAGAATTGGTATTTATTGTCGGAGGAAATGGTAGCGGTAAATCAACTCTGGCGAAACTAATTACTGGACTTTACATTCCTGATGCTGGAGAAATTAGATTAGATAACGAGTTAATTAACGAACAAAATCGGGAATGGTATCGCCAGCATTTTTCTGTTATTTTTTCTGAATTTTATCTATTTGATGAAATTTTAGGTTTAGAAAATTCTGCTTTAGAGCAACAAATTCAGTATTACTTGAAACTACTACAAATAGACCATAAAGTAACGATTAAAAACGGTAAAATCTCTACTACTGCTCTTTCTCAAGGACAGCGTAAACGATTAGCTTTACTAATAGCATATTTGGAAGACAGACCCATTTATTTGTTTGATGAGTGGGCAGCAGATCAAGATCCAATATTTAAGGAATTTTTTTACACCCAACTGTTACCAAATCTGAGAGATAAAGGTAAAACAGTGCTAGCAATTAGCCACGACGATCGCTATTTTCATCTCGCAGACCGAATCGTCAAACTAGAGTACGGTAAAGTGGAGTTTGACAAGCAGCACCCTTATTCAAGATGA